Below is a window of Sulfitobacter sp. SK012 DNA.
TGGGGTGCCCTTATGCAAAAGGGTTGCGTGCCCCGCGGTCTTCGCTCAGCGATTTTTGCCCCCGCTCCACGATCAACAAAGCGGCATCTGCCAAATCTTCGCGTTCAATCGCATTGGCACCGCGCGCGACCCGCAATTTATGCGCCTCCAACATCATCTCAGCATGAGACGACCCGCGCGGTGGGATGAACGTGTAGCAGGCCATTTCGATCAACAGGCCCAGCGGATCCTTAAAATAAATCGAATGCATGAAGCCGCGGTCTTTGACGCCAGAGTGTTTAATGTCGCGCGCCTCTAGGCGTACAGGGACCTGGTCAAACATTGCACGGTCAACTTCGAAAGCTAAATGATGGACGCAGCCCGGATCCGTTGGGGTCCGGTCGCTGTTGCCTGCGCGGTTTTCGTCGGAAAAGATAGTTATCAACCGCCCGTCGCCTGGATCAAAGTAAAGATGTCCCTCTTCAGGGTTATCAAGATTCGGTTGGTCAAAAATAAAGGGCATGCCCAGCACGCCCTCCCAGAAATCAATGCTCGTCTGTCGGTCCGCCCCATTTAGGGTGATATGATGAACGCCCAAAACTTGAATTTTCTTCATGACTTGCTCCTGTTAACGCTGGGTTGACCGGTGGCTATGCCTCACAAGATATCATAGCGGCAACAACATGCCGAGGTCCTTACGGAACCCCCCTTTCACCCCATGATCGCGGCGCATATAAAGACCCCCAGCCAGCCTTGAAAGAGTCGCGGGCCAAACCCAATTGTGAGAGTACCGAGCCCGATGAATATCTTTGGAAACCTGCGTGGGCTGTTCTCGTCCGATATGGCAATCGATCTGGGTACCGCGAACACGTTGGTCTACGTCAAAGGGCGCGGCATTATTTTGTCAGAGCCGTCCGTTGTGGCCTATCACGTCAAAGACGGCGTCAAAAAAGTACTGGCCGTGGGCGAGGATGCAAAGCTGATGCTTGGCCGTACGCCGGGCAGCATTGAAGCGATCCGCCCCATGCGCGAAGGGGTCATTGCCGATTTTGACACCGCCGAAGAGATGATCAAATACTTCATCCGCAAGGTCCACAAACGCTCCACTTTTTCCAAGCCCAAGATCATTGTGTGCGTGCCTCATGGGGCCACACCGGTTGAAAAACGTGCGATCCGGCAATCTGTTCTTAGCGCTGGTGCACGCCGCGCAGGCCTGATTGCAGAGCCGATTGCGGCCGCCATTGGGGCCGGCATGCCGATCACTGATCCAACCGGTAATATGGTCGTGGATATTGGCGGCGGCACCACCGAAGTCGCGGTGCTCTCGTTGGGCGACATCGTATATGCGCGCTCAGTGCGCGTTGGCGGCGACCGTATGGACGAGGCGATTATCAGCTATCTGCGCCGTCAACAGAACCTTCTGGTCGGCGAAACCACGGCGGAGCGGATCAAAACGTCGATAGGCACTGCGCGTATGCCCGATGACGGTCGCGGGAGTTCTATGCAAATTCGTGGGCGTGACCTGTTGAACGGGGTGCCCAAAGAGATCGAAGTGACCCAAGCTCAGATTGCCGAAGCACTGGCCGAGCCGGTTCAGCAAATTTGCGAAGCTGTGATGACCGCGCTTGAAACAACGCCTCCCGACTTGGCTGCCGATATCGTGGACCGGGGCGTGATGCTGACAGGTGGTGGCGCGCTCTTGGGCGATCTGGATTTGGCGCTGCGCGAGCAGACGGGCCTTGCGGTTTCGATCGCGGATGAGCCGCTCAATTGTGTGGCGCTAGGCACTGGCAAGGCGCTTGAGTTTGAAAAACAGCTGCGCCACGCGATAGACTACGACAGCTAAACGCCCCGCGCGACGGGCAGGAGAGCCTGAACCGACATGGCCAGAGACAGATCAAATTCCAATGATTACACGGGGCCTTTGCGCCGGTTGCTTTTGGCTGTGCTGGTGTTGGTATTGGGCGCTATATTCCTGATATGGCGCATCGACAGTCCGCGTGTAGAACGGTTTCGCGCCCAAATCACTGACAGCGTCGTGCCAAATTTTGAGTGGGCCATGGCTCCTGTCACAGGCACGGTGAATTTGTTACGCGATTTCCAAAGCTATCGACGCCTCTCTGAACAAAACGGTGAATTGCGCTCAGAACTACGCCAGATGCAGGTTTGGAAAGAAGCGGCCCTTCAGCTTGAGCAAGAGAACGCGCGCCTGTTGGATCTGAACAAGGTGCGGCTTGATCCGCGGCTGACCTATGTTACGGGCGTGGTTTTGGCCGATTCCGGCTCGCCCTTCCGGCAATCCGTGCTGCTCAATGTCGGCGCACGCGATGGATTGGTGGATGGCTGGGCGACGATGGACGGCATCGGGCTGGTTGGGCGTATCTCCGGAGTGGGCCAAAACACCGCGCGGGTGATCCTGCTGACCGATGCATCCAGTCGCATTCCAGCGACGATTCAACCCTCGGGCCAACGGGTCATTGTGGCTGGTGACAATTCAGCGGCACCGCCGCTCGATTTCATTGAAAATCCAGATTTGGTACGCCCCGGCGATAGGGTTATCAGTTCGGGCGACGGCGGAGTGTTTCCAGCGGGATTGCTTATCGGACAGGTTGCGGCGGATCCGGGTGGACGTCTGCGCGTTCGCCTCGCTGCAGATTATGAGCGGCTCGAATTCCTGCGCGTGCTGCGTGATCACGGTACTGACCCGGTTTCAAATACTGCATTCGTCATAACGCCAAACGGTCCACTTAACCCTGAGATGATCGTGCCGTCTGAAGATGCCCCGGACGCCACGCAGCCATGAACGAGCTCTCCCCTGCCCGGCTTTGGCTGATGCGTGCGGGTTTTGTGCTCCTTACCGCGCTGATTATTTTCTACCAATTGCTGCCGCTTGATACGGCTCCGGTTGATCTTTTTACCACTGATCTGGTGCCGCTTGCGGCCTCGGACAGTAGTGATGCACGGCTGGAACGCTTGCTTCACCTAAGCGATCCACGGCGTTGGATCGGCCCCGACTTACTGCTTGGTTTTGCGATGGCGTGGTCCTTGCGGCGGCCCGAATACGTCCCCGCAATCTTGTTGGCGGGGATATTTCTTCTTGCGGATATGTTGCTGCAGCGCCCGCCAGGGTTGCTCGCTTTGTTGACGCTGGTGGGGTGCGAAAACCTAAAGATGCGCGAACGCGGTTTGCGCGATGCTACCTTCGTAGCAGAGTGGATTGCAGTGGCTTTTGTGATGGTCTCCATCTTTATAGCCAACCGGATCATCTTGAGCCTCCTCCTGGTCGACACGGCACCTTGGGGGCTCAGCCTGATTGAGCTGGGAATGACATTGCTTTTCTACCCGTTGATCGCGGGCGTAACCCATGGTCTGATGGGCGTACGCAAAACTGCTCCCGGGGAATTGGACTCGAAGGGGCAGCGCGCATGATACGAGGCATCCAATCATGAGACGCAGCCGCGCAGATATCGAGGCAAGCCATAGTAAACTAAGCCGCCGCGCCGCTCTTTTGGGGGGAGCGCAGCTGTTGTTTATGGGTGGGTTGGCCGCACGGATGCGCTTTCTACAGGTGGATCAGGCGGATCAATTCCGCCTACTTGCCGAAGAAAACCGCATTAATATCCGGCTGATCCCACCAACTCGTGGCGAAATCTTTGACCGCAAAGGTATGCGTTTGGCGCAAAACGTGCCCAGCTACCGTATTGTGTTGGTGCGCGAGGATGCAGGCGACGTCGAGGCCGTGTTGGACCGCCTTGCCGCCATCATTGCCGTTGATGATGAAACGCGCGCACGGGTACTGGCAGAGGTGAAACGCTCTGCCCCGTTCCTTCCGGTCACCATTTTGGAGGACGTAAGCTGGGATGATGTCAGTCGCGTTTCAGTGAATGCGCCCGCGTTGCCGGGTGTGTCGCCTGAGGTCGGGCTTACCCGCGTTTATCCGCGTGGGTCTGACTTTGCACATATCGTTGGGCGTGTAGGACGGGTTTCGCAAGCAGATCTGGACGCATTAGACGACCCCGATCAAGTGCTTCGCATTCCAAGGTTTAATATTGGCAAGATCAACGTTGAGGCCCGCGAAGAGGCGCTTTTGCGCGGCACCGCCGGCACCAAGCAGGTCGAGGTCAACGCCACGGGTCGCGTCATGCGCGAACTGGCGCGCCGCGAAGGGCAATCAGGGGCCGATCTGCAGCTGACAATTGATGCGAACCTCCAGAATTACGTGATGGCGCGGTTGGGCGGCGAAAGTGCCGCTGTGGTCATGATTGACCTCGAAAAAGGTGACCTAGCTGCAATCGCGTCGGCTCCCAGCTATGATCCCAACCTTTTTATCGGTGGCATTTCATCCAAAAACTATAACCCACTTCTCAATTCAGCCTACAGACCACTGGTCAACAAAACCGTGCAAGGGGCTTATCCACCGGGATCAACGTTCAAGATGATGACCGCAATGGCGGCTCTCGAAGATGGGCTAGTAGGGCCAGATGACACCGCTTATTGCCCCGGCCACCTTGAGGTTGCCGGGCGGAGGTTTCACTGCTGGAAACGTGCGGGCCATGGTTGGGTCGATCTGGAAAACTCGCTCAAGCAATCGTGCGACGTCTATTACTACGATTTGGCCGTAAAAGTCGGGATTGAAAAAATTTCTGCCATGGCGAGACGCTTTGGCCTTGGGATCAAGCATGATTTGGCGCTGAGTTCGGTGAATGCTGGCCTGATGCCCACAATGGCATGGAAGCGCGAGAACCGAGGCGAGGGCTGGGTGGTTGGTGATACCGTCAACGCCTCCATCGGTCAGGGATTTATGCTAGCGTCGCCCATTCAGCTGGCTGTTATGACAGCACGGATCGCGACGGGGCGGTCGATCACACCGCGATTGGTGAAATCTGTTGATGGCGTGGAACAGCCGTCAGGGGCGGGCGAAAAGCTCGACATGAATGAAAACAATCTGCGCAAGATACGCCGCGCAATGTACGAGGTGGTCAACAACCGTCGTGGGACGGGCTATCGCAGCCGAATTATCGCGGACGGCGAGCGCATGGCAGGCAAGACCGGAACCAGTCAGGTCCGTAATATTACGGCTGCTGAACGTGCACGCGGCGTGACCCGCAACAAAGACCTCCCTTGGGGGCGGCGTGATCATGCGCTTTTTGTCAGCTTCGCACCTTATGACAAGCCACGCTATGCGGTGGCAGTATTGGTTGAACACGGCGGTGGCGGATCAGTTGCGGCCGCTCCGATTGCACGAGATGTGATGTTGCAGGCGCTTTATGGCGGGGAGCCCCCGTTGGAGGCCTATCCGACCGGCGACCGCGATAGGATCAAAATCCAACAAGAAGCCTTGCGTGATGTAAAGCCAGTGGCCCAGATCAAGGGCAACGATCAGGCATGAGTTATCTAGAGCATAGCGTCAAATCTGTCCCTGTCGGGCTGCGCAAAATCCTGTTCTTCCACTGGCCTCTGGCCTTACTGCTGGCCAGTGTGGCGGGCTTTGGGTTTTTGATGCTTTATTCCGTGGCAGGCGGCAAATTTGACCCGTGGGCCGCAACGCAGATGAAGCGGTTTGGCCTCGGGGTCGTCTTGATGCTGGCAGTTGGCATGGTGCCGATTTGGCTTTGGCGCAACCTTGCCGGTCTGGCGTACGGATTGTCTTTGATGCTGCTTGTTGCCGTTGAACTCTTTGGCGCGGTCGGAATGGGTGCGCAACGTTGGATCGATCTGGGGTTTTTCCGTCTTCAACCGTCTGAGCTGACCAAGATAACGCTCGTGATGTTTCTGGCGGCTTATTATGATTGGCTACCGGCCAAGAAAACCTCGCGCCCCTTGTGGGTTTTGCTGCCGGTGCTCATCATCCTTGTGCCGACGGGGCTTGTACTTGGCCAGCCGGATCTTGGCACCGCGATCTTGCTGCTGACGGCCGGTGGTGGGCTGATGTTTCTGGCCGGTGTGCACTGGGCCTACTTCGCCGCCGTTCTAGCGGGGGCCATTGGACTGGTGACAACAGTTTTTCAATCACGCGGCACGCCTTGGCAGTTGATCAAGGACTATCAGTTCCGCCGCATTGATACCTTTCTCGATCCGTCTACGGACCCGTTGGGCGCGGGCTATCACATCACCCAATCCAAGATTGCACTGGGATCTGGCGGCTGGACTGGGCGCGGCTTTATGCAAGGCACACAGAGCCGTCTGAATTTTCTGCCCGAAAAACACACCGACTTTATTTTCACAACGCTCGCCGAAGAGTTCGGCTTTGTTGGCGGGATATCCTTGCTGACGCTATATGCACTGATAATCGTGTTCTGCGTGGTGTCTGCGATCCTTAACAAGGACCGGTTTGCCTCTCTCCTGACGCTTGGTATTGCGCTCAATTTCTTCCTCTTTTTTGCGGTGAATATGTCGATGGTGATGGGCCTTGCTCCCGTCGTCGGGGTACCACTGCCATTGGTTAGCTACGGAGGCTCGGCCATGCTGGTTTTGCTTCTTGCCTTTGGGTTGGTGCAATCCGCGCATGTCCATAGACCACGCTAACGTCATGAACCCTTCAGAAAGAACCTAAATGTCGATATTTCACCTTGCTTTTAACGTGACCGATTTGGACGAGACCCGGCGTTTTTATGGCGATCTTTTGGGATGTGCCGAAGGGCGCAGCACACAGACGTGGGTCGATTTCGACTTTTTCGGACATCAGATTTCGTGTCATTTGGGTACGCCATTTGCCGATGCCCCTACAGGATTGGTCGGGGATCACAAAGTGCCGATGCCCCATTTTGGCGTAGTGCTGCAACATGCAGACTGGCGCGCACTGGCTGACCGGCTCGAAGAGGCTGGTGCGGATTTCGTGCTCTCGCCGCAGACACGCTTTGCAGGTCAGCCCGGCGAGCAGTCAACAATGTTTTTTCGAGACCCCTCTGGCAACCCAATCGAGATCAAGGGCCTTGCCGACATGAACGGAGCCTTCGCTACATGATCAACATTCTGTTCGCAGCCCAACCTGACCGGTGGCAAAAATATGAATCGCACCTGCGTGTAGCTTTGAAAGCCGCAAATATTGACGCTAACCTAGCCCAGGACATCCCGGCAGATGAAGTCGACTATATTGTCTATGCGCCCAACAGCGAGCTGCAGGATTTCACCCCCTATACCCGCGCAAAAGCGGTGCTGAACCTGTGGGCCGGGGTGGAGACAATTGTGGGCAATGAGACCCTGCGCATCCCGCTGGCGCGAATGGTCGATCCGGGGCTGACAAGTGCCATGGTGGAATGGATCTCGGCCCATGTGCTGCGCTATCATTTGGGTTTGGACATCGACATTCTGAACCGGAGCACCGATTGGACCCCGCGCACCCCACCTTTGGCACAGGAGCGTCAGGTGGTTATCCTTGGTCTTGGCGCATTGGGTCAATCGGCGGCAGCAGCGCTGATTAATCTCGGGTTCAATGTCACTGGTTGGTCGCGGAGCGCCAAAGAAATGGCGGGGGTGACCTGCCTACATGGCGAAGCAGGTCTAGCAGATGCGCTGTCTCGCGCCGAAATTTGCGTGACGCTCCTGCCTGATACAGCAGCTACGGAAAACACCCTAAACGCGCAAACGCTCGCGCAAATGCCGCGTGGGGCGTTCATTATCAATCCCGGGCGCGGACCTCTGATCGACGATAGCGCATTAATTGAAGCGCTCGACAACGGCCAGATTGCACACGCCACGCTAGATGTATTTCGGATTGAACCGCTGCCTGTAGAGCACCCCTTTTGGGCGCACCCGCACGTTACCGTGACGCCGCATATCGCGGCGGAGACACGGTCGGTGACTGCATCGCAGGTCATCGTTGAAAACATCCGACGTGGCGAAGCAGGTGAGCCTTTTCTTAACCTTGTGGATCGAACACTGGGCTATTGAGGCAGAGGTTAAGCTGCCAATCCCCGTCCTTTGAGCAGGGCCTCAACCCCCGGCAGTCGGCCGCGAAATGCAACGTAAAGTTCGGCTGCATCGCGGCTGCCTCCGGTAGACAGAATATGTTCTTCCAGTGCCTTGGCGCGTTCCGCGTCAAAGGCGCCGCCTGCTTCTTCGAAGGCTTCAAAAGCATCGGCATCCATCACTTCGGACCACATGTAGCTGTAATAACCGCTGGAATAGCCGTCCCCCGCAAACACATGCGCGAAATGCGGTGTCGCGTGCCGCATGGTGATCGCAGCCGGCATGCCAAGTTCAGCCAACACCTCCGCTTGTCGTGCCATTGGATCTGCTGGGACATCGCCCTCGTGGAAAGCCAGGTCAACAAGAGCCGAGGCCACGTATTCTACGGTCTGGAACCCCATATCGAACGTCGCGGCACCAAGTACTTTTTCGAGCATCTCAGCCGGCATCGCTTCGCCTGTTTTGGCATGGATCGCAAACTCACCAAGCACTTCTGGCACATCAAGCCAATGCTCATAAAGCTGGCTTGGCAACTCAACAAAATCTCGCGCGACAGAGGTGCCCGACACACTTTCATAGGTCACATCCGACAGCATTTGGTGCAAAGCGTGGCCAAATTCATGAAAAAGCGTGCGCGCGTCATCATAGCTCAGCAGCGCTGGATCGCCCTTGGCAAAGTTACACACGTTGATGACAATTGGCGTCTGAGCTTGGGGAAACCGCGCCTGCGCCCGCATCGCAGAACACCACGCGCCCGACCGTTTGGATCCGCGCGCAAAATAGTCCCCGATAAATACAGCCACATGTTTTCCGTCGCGGGTCACTTTCCATGCACGGCAATCCTCATGATAGAGCGGCACGTCGAGGGGTGCGAATTTCAGGTGAAATAGTCTGGTGGCGCAGGCAAAGGCCGCGTCAATCATCCGGTCCAATTGGAAGTAAGGCTTTAGCGCAGCTTCATCCAGGTCATGCTCCGCCGCACGCCGCTTTTCCGCATAATAGCGCCAGTCCCACGGAGCCAGATCGTCATTCACGCCGTCTTTGTGCATCATCGCGGTTAGCACATCAGCATCTGCTTCGGCTTGGCGCTTGGCGGGTTCCCAGACGTCCATCAGAAGGCCACGGACGGCGTCAGGTTTTTTGGCCATTTCGGTTTCAAGCTTGTAGTCGGCAAAGCTTGCGTACCCAAGAAGCTGCGCGCGTTCTTGCCTTAGGGCGAGGATTTCGGCGGCAATCGCACGGTTGTCGGTCTTGCCGCCATTTGCGCCGCGCGCTTCCCACGCCTTGAACGCAATCTTGCGCAGGTCGCGACGCGGCGAGAATTGCAGGAACGGCACGATCAATGAACGGGACAACGTTACAACCGGCCCATCTTGCTTTTTCTCGTCCCCAGCCGCGCGCGCGGCATCAATAACGAAATCCGGCAGTCCTTCAAGATCGGCCTCCGCCAGCGGCATGAACCAGCTGCGCTCATCTGCCAGAAGGTTCTGGGTAAATTCGGTTCCCAGCACGGCAAGCCGCCCCTTGATCTCTTTCATGCGTGCTTCAGCGCTGCCTTCAAGTGCTGCCCCTGAGCGTACGAAACCGCGGTGCGTCAACATCAGAACTCGCGCTTGTTCGCCTGTCAAACCCAATGCTTCGCGTCCGTCCCAGACAGCTGCGATGCGGGAGAACAGTGTTTTGTTGCTGGAAATCTCAGCAAAATGCGCGGCAAGTCTTGGTGAAAAGTCACGCTGCAACGCCTCACGCGCGGGGTTGCTGTCCGCTCCGGCGACCGTGAAAAACACCCCAAGCACCTGATCAAGCGCTTTGCCCGCGGCCTCCAGTGCCTCAATCGTATTGGCAAAGTTCGGATCCGCTGATGCCGTCGCAATTGTATCAATTTCATTTCGATGCGCTGTAAGAGCCGCCTCAAGTGCAGGCGCAAAATCATCATCAGAAATGGCATCGAACGGGGCTAATCCGTAAGGCGTAGTCCAGTCCTGCAGCAGTGTATTTGTGGTCGATGTCATGGGGGGGCTCCTTTGAGACTAAAGGTATGCATGCGTCGGTCAGGTTGCAATCACAGCGCGGAATTTCTTGACGATGCGGGGCCCTTAGCTGCCCGCGCCACATACGGCGCAATCAGGCCGACGTTTCAGCTTGATCTGACGGCTTTCACCATAGAGCGCGTCATAAATTACCATCTGGCCGCGTAGTGCTGTGCCTGCCCCCGTAACCAGTTTGACTGCCTCTACGGCCATCATTGCACCCACCACGCCAGGCAAAGGGCCAATCACACCGGCCTCAGCACAGCTTGGGGCCAAATGCGCCGCGGGCGGTGTCGGAAAAACACAGGAATAGCAAGGTGCATCGCGGGCAGGATCAAACACGCTCAGCTGCCCTTCCCATTGGCTCAGCGCACCAGAGATCAGCGGTATGCCTGCTGACACAGCAGTCCGGTTGACCAGATAGCGCGTGTCGAAATTATCTGTCCCATCAAGCACCACGTCGAAGTCCGCGAAAAGGTCGGGCGCGATTTCTTCCGTAAGGCGGCGATTATAGGGTTTGATTGTTACGAACGGATTTTGGGCCAGCATTTCAGCTTCAGCAGAGAACACCTTTGGCGTGCCAATTGATGCGTCCTTATGGATTACCTGACGTTGCAGGTTCGCGTTCTCAACGGTATCGTCGTCAATTACCCCGATGGTGCCCACGCCTGCCGCAGCAAGGTATTGCAACGCGGGCGCACCCAATCCGCCTGCCCCTATCACCAGTACTTTCGCATTCTTAAGCGCCTTTTGCCCAGCACCGCCAACCTCCCGCAGAACGATGTGGCGGGCATAGCGGTTTAGTTCTGTATCGGAAAATGACCCATTCTGAGCGACAACGGGAACGTCATCCTGAACAGCCTGCGCCTTCAGTCGCTTCAAGATAATTTTATAGACCCAGACCACGGCCGCCGCCCCTAGGACAATCAGCCACAAGGCAGCCTCTCCTCCGGTGACAGCGCGCAGCGGATGACCGTCAGGAAACACCAATTGAATGCCTATGGCCGCAACCAGCAAAACGCCCAACATAAGCCAACGCGCTGGCTTGGGTGTGCCTAACACAGCCCCCATGGCCCAAATCACAACGCCAAGAACTACGACCAGCACTAGCTAACCCCGGTTGAGCCGAAGCCACCAGCGCCGCGCACGGTATCATCAAGTGCCTCGACAGCAGCAAAATCTGCTTGCACCACAGGCGCAACAACCATCTGAGCAATCCGCATGCCATGTTCGATCACAAAAGGCCCGTCGCCGGCGTTTAACAGGATCACCCCAACCGGTCCGCGATAATCTGCGTCGATGGTGCCGGGACTATTTGGCAAAGTGATGCCATGCTTGAGCGCAAGGCCCGACCGGGGCCTGATCTGTACCTCGAACCCTTCGGGGATCGCCATACGCAGCCCAAGCGGGATCAAGACGCGCTGTCCGACCGGCAGCTCAACAGCGCCATCTGGCAATTGAGCACGCAAATCCGCGCCAGCAGCGCCCGCGGTTTCATAGCGCGGAAGCCCCAGCGATCGATCCGCGTCCGGCTCCCACATACAGGCGATTTCAGGCACGGCAGCGTTTCCAATTGTTTGAGTTCATCATCGCAGACATCGCCTTTTTTACCCCAAAGCTTCAGCAATACGCGCAGCCAGTTTCTTGGCCACCGCAGCTTTGTCCATGCGCGGCCAATCTTCTGCCCCGGTGTCACTGATCAGTGTGACGGCATTTTCCGTGCCACCCATAATGCCAGTACCCGGTGAAACATCATTGGCCACGATCCAATCGCAGCTTTTACGAAGCCGTTTGGCCGTTGCGTTCTCCAGCACATCATCAGTCTCAGCTGCAAAGCCGATGACCAATGCAGGGCGTCCCTTTTTCAGGCCACTGACGTGGCGCAAAATATCGGGATTTTCGGTAAATGTCAGCGCAGGGATACCATCCTTGGTCTTTTTTAGCTTGCGATCAGAAGCGGATGTGACGCGCCAATCCGCGACGGCTGCGGCAAAGACAGCCGCATCTGCAGGCAATGCGGCTTCGACGGCTTCTAACATCTGCTGTGCCGTCTGGACCGCGACCACCTCAACGCCGTCCGGCGGTGGAACATCGGCGGGGCCCGTTACAAACACCACCTCAGCGCCCAGCGCCGACAA
It encodes the following:
- a CDS encoding HesA/MoeB/ThiF family protein, coding for MGAVLGTPKPARWLMLGVLLVAAIGIQLVFPDGHPLRAVTGGEAALWLIVLGAAAVVWVYKIILKRLKAQAVQDDVPVVAQNGSFSDTELNRYARHIVLREVGGAGQKALKNAKVLVIGAGGLGAPALQYLAAAGVGTIGVIDDDTVENANLQRQVIHKDASIGTPKVFSAEAEMLAQNPFVTIKPYNRRLTEEIAPDLFADFDVVLDGTDNFDTRYLVNRTAVSAGIPLISGALSQWEGQLSVFDPARDAPCYSCVFPTPPAAHLAPSCAEAGVIGPLPGVVGAMMAVEAVKLVTGAGTALRGQMVIYDALYGESRQIKLKRRPDCAVCGAGS
- the dut gene encoding dUTP diphosphatase — encoded protein: MWEPDADRSLGLPRYETAGAAGADLRAQLPDGAVELPVGQRVLIPLGLRMAIPEGFEVQIRPRSGLALKHGITLPNSPGTIDADYRGPVGVILLNAGDGPFVIEHGMRIAQMVVAPVVQADFAAVEALDDTVRGAGGFGSTGVS